The following proteins come from a genomic window of Falco rusticolus isolate bFalRus1 chromosome 9, bFalRus1.pri, whole genome shotgun sequence:
- the AKNA gene encoding microtubule organization protein AKNA isoform X4, translating to MASPAPWLRWTQTELTRWEGEEEEEEEEEEEDNDNFERRMDEDGIIGLGEDAGSPQWGDGEELEEGSPVEEGRWHPQPDLVEEEQGSFRGDKGPWGTESDGEPYPQLSYEGQWGSGSSSSPQALRDSRALCQPQRCSTDGGDTSDASPGPATSSHRHQGWGAAGGTGGAHGQGWTPSRSLLLHLSTDDPHDATSIEPVPKPQPAGSELPAPATTGLEPTREPWGAGTSSAPQLRDRFQVPKKAAPTVQPPKPGRPSWSLSPRQRHTGRKDTRGPLGTGTHGAHGTPYGRGRLNHPLPDLSKVEARVKFDQSYQPPRGRALPARASTTGPVSFKSPAEIVREVLLSSGEGVPPQPPTTAVLPQEFRSPRQATELVQQLQDDYHKLLTKYAEAENTIDQLRLGARVSLYADPPQPSRSLAVGTVGTGCQVVTLSIPQASMAAFSVAPPSSPAGAPAPGPSDRGGSPQPPCPPPPRGVCPTCPGPCCCSGARLTQTLAGQTLKLQAQVESFEGWVQAGGPVPREQLQRFRKLKDAQDALERAYLQARQQHPGVSAEFDPDRGVEGAIFHLGLRLEELKDRLEPGARWQPPAQHPAQPCSPPAPSAPPATGSLCPQRPRLMEGPQGTAGDSEVVTGGLPQPLWHKQRRVEEDFGGLLEQYKHFKSLPESLSLEQLSLAGSRSQEEADGPAAGDSGPSNIPGRTQALEKGADLKTSPLHPLERRATLLPPREPSWPGGTGGHLSPTTAEELPAAAKPPLGLPEAPRPPLSRCSSRVGGAANQHQPSKEQRIVSPETDSGFMGSEASRVSPPMHTPEHRPPGTRTPHSLGLSIPMTLHPLRKREVTPLPSETTVTGIYPSGGQGGTEGPRLPPSTPSQSSSPHGWAESTGSEVGPDAHTDSEAEGRSCASAACHPPSTARGPASPPPAPKTPSPPQLSPTLLSLEPTHCNLLGSRLERDQAIRALRDEVWQLQRRLEESLRRSRTHPQGKATPARRHPVANRPSSPKDAASSGELSPPVRGRAAPRVAPTRRGRSASLPRERPELDLNPGLGPTGSHPASLSSASDPSPSGPQAAPSPRKSPGSPPGVVTFQGQYTGTWYQAVMPPTAPAPQEKLGTPGCPRCHGSRTLSAGFKAGNAARQPQHSTPRRTRCPTCQAPMGAPASSSRDGATHAEPGPTGTSPSGPHVGPQAKKPEQPRLWYCPGATAAVSCLAPVPLVPYVPSVLYCSPAVPTSAPAVAGVPLRQTAGHGRAEHPLRPHAAAHRRCLTLGLEELEELNWSLSQAMEAAQSVRLSTTRMSRVLAAELSRARDLRGSCLF from the exons ATGGCCAGCCCGGCACCATGGCTGCGCTGGACACAAACAGAGCTGACGcgctgggagggagaggaggaggaggaggaggaggaggaggaagaagacaaCGACAACTTTGAAAGGCGAATGGACGAGGATGGGATCATCGGCCTGGGGGAGGATGCTGGGAGCCCACAGTGGG GCGATGGcgaggagctggaggaagggtCCCCAGTGGAGGAGGGTCGCTGGCACCCGCAGCCGGACctggtggaggaggagcagggcagcttCAGGGGGGACAAGGGGCCCTGGGGGACAGAGAGTGATGGGGAGCCCTACCCCCAGCTCTCCTACGAGGGCCAGTGGGGCTCGGggtccagcagcagcccccaggcgTTGCGGGACAGCCGAgctctctgccagccccagcgctgCAGCACGGATGGTGGTGACACCTCAGATGCCAGCCCTGGCCCCGCCACCTCGTCCCACCggcaccagggctggggtgcagctgggggCACCGGTGGGGCACACGGGCAGGGCTGGACCCCGAGCCGGAGCCTCCTGCTGCACCTCTCCACTGATGACCCCCACGATGCCACTAGCATCGAGCCTGTCCCCAAGCCCCAGCCAGCTGGGTCAGAGCTTCCAGCCCCGGCCACCACTGGCTTGGAACCCACCAGGgagccctggggtgctgggaccTCCTCTGCACCCCAACTGCGTGACAGGTTCCAGGTGCCCAAGAAAGCAGCACCCACGGTGCAGCCCCCCAAGCCTGGCCGCCCATCATGGTCCCTCAGCCCCCGGCAGCGGCACACGGGCAGGAAGGACACGAGGGGTCCCTTGGGGACAGGCACCCATGGCGCCCATGGCACCCCGTACGGCCGAGGGCGGCTCAACCACCCCCTGCCTGACCTCTCCAAGGTGGAGGCACGGGTGAAGTTTGACCAGAGCTACCAGCCACCGCGGGGccgagccctgcctgcccgtgcCAGCACCACCGGCCCCGTCAGCTTCAAGTCCCCAGCCGAAATCGTCCGGgaggtgctgctgagcagtggggagggggtccccccgcagccccccaccaCCGCTGTGCTGCCACAGGAGTTCAGGTCCCCCAGGCAAGCCACCGAGCTGGTACAGCAGCTCCAG GATGACTACCACAAGCTGCTGACCAAGTATGCCGAGGCCGAGAACACCATCGACCAGCTGCGCCTGGGTGCCAGg GTGAGCCTGTACGCGgacccaccacagcccagccgcagcctggctgtgggcaCGGTGGGCACCGGCTGCCAAGTGGTGACCCTCAGCATCCCGCAGGCCAGCATGGCGGCGTTCAGCGTGGCCCCACCGTCCTCACCGGCTGGAG CTCCAGCACCGGGACCATCAGACCGGGGGGGATCACCCCAGCCTCCTTGCCCCCCTCCACCCAGGGGGGTCTGCCCCACCTGCCCagggccctgctgctgctcgggCGCCCGGCTGACACAGACGTTGGCGGGACAGACCCTCAAGCTACAGGCACAG GTGGAGTCCTTTGAAGGCTGGGTGCAGGCGGGGGGTCCCGTGCCCCGGGAGCAGCTCCAG AGGTTTAGGAAGCTGAAGGATGCGCAGGATGCGCTGGAGCGGGCGTACCTGCAAGCccggcagcagcacccaggggtcTCGGCGGAGTTTGATCCCGACCG CGGGGTGGAAGGGGCGATTTTCCACCTTGGGCTGCGCCTGGAGGAGCTGAAGGACCGGCTGGAGCCCGGGGCCAGGTGGCAGCCCCCTGCGCAgcacccagctcagccctgctccccaccagccccttccGCGCCGCCGGCCACCggctccctgtgcccccag agGCCCAGGCTGATGGAGGGACCCCAGGGGACAGCGGGGGACAGTGAGGTGGTGACAGGGGGGttgccccagcccctctggcaCAAGCAGCGGAGAGTGGAGGAGGATTTTGGTGGTCTGCTGGAGCA GTACAAGCACTTCAAATCCTTGCCGGAGTCGCTgagcctggagcagctgagcctggcagggagcaggtcCCAGGAGGAGGCGGATGGTCCCGCAGCAGGGGACAGTGGCCCCAGCAACATCCCCGGCAGGACACAGGCTCTAGAGAAGGGGGCTGACCTCAAGACTTCCCCTTT GCACCCCCTAGAGAGGAGAGCCACGCTGCTGCCCCCCAGGGAGCCCTCATGGCCAGGAGGCACAGGGGGCCACCTGTCCCCCACCACCGCGGAGGAGCTGCCGGCTGCAGCCAAGCCCCCCCTGGGGCTTCCCGAGGCACCACGGCCCCCCCTGTCccgctgcagcagcagggtgggtggCGCTGCCaaccagcaccagcccagcaaG GAGCAGCGCATTGTGTCACCGGAGACAGACAGTGGCTTCATGGGCTCGGAGGCCAGCAGGGTGTCACCCCCCATGCACACCCCCGAGCACCGGCCCCCTGGCACCAG GACCCCCCACTCACTGGGACTCTCCATCCCCATGACCCTCCATCCTCTGCGGAAGAGAGAGGTGACCCCGCTTCCCTCTGAGACAACGGTGACGGGCATCTACCCCtcaggggggcaggggggcacagaggggccccgcctgccccccagcaccccctcgCAGAGCAGCTCTCCCCACGGCTGGGCTGAGAGCACAGGCAGCGAGGTGGGACCTGACG CTCACACGGACTCGGAGGCAGAAGGCAGGAGTTGTGCCAGCGCCGCCTGCCACCCCCCCTCCACAGCCAggggcccagccagccccccgccagcccccaAAACACCATCACCCCCCCAGCTGTCCCCCACCCTGCTGTCCCTTGAGCCGACTCACTGCAATCTGCTGGGCTCTCGTCTGGAGCGTGA CCAGGCCATCCGGGCACTGCGGGACGAAGTGTGGCAGCTCCAGCggaggctggaggagagccTGCGCCGCTCCCGCACCCATCCCCAGGGAAAAGCCACCCCAGCCAGGAGGCACCCGGTGGCCAACAGACCATCGTCCCCCAAGGACGCGGCATCCTCGGG AGAGCTAAGCCCCCCGGtgcggggcagggcagcccccagggtCGCACCCACGAGGAGGGGGAGGTCGGCATCGCTGCCACGGGAGAGGCCAGAGCTGGATCTCA ATCCAGGGCTCGGACCCACTGGATCCCACCCCGCTTCACTCTCCTCCGCTTCGGACCCCTCACCCTCTGGGCCCcaggctgccccctccccacggAAGAGCCCTGGGAGCCCTCCGGGTGTGGTGACGTTTCAGGGACAGTACACag GAACGTGGTACCAGGCAGTGATGCCGCCCACCGCCCCGGCACCCCAGGAAAAgctgggcaccccagggtgcccccGGTGCCATGGCAGCAGGACGCTGTCGG CTGGCTTCAAGGCAGGCAATGCcgccaggcagccccagcacagcaccccgAGGAGGACGCGCTGCCCCACTTGCcaggcacccatgggtgcccctgCATCCAGCAGCAGGGACGGAGCCACACACG cagagcctggccccacTGGCACGTCCCCCTCAGGCCCCCACGTTGGTCCCCAAGCCAAGAAGCCGGAGCAGCCCAGGCTTTGGTACTGCCCTGGTGCCACCGCTGCCGTCAGCTGCCTTGCGCCCGTCCCCCTCGTGCCTTACGTGCCCTCTGTGCT CTACTGCTCCCCAGCGGTACCTACCTCAGCCCCAGCCGTGGCTGGGGTCCCCCTCCGACAGACCGCAGGTCATGGGCGCGCAGAGCATCCCCTCCGGCCCCACGCTGCTGCCCACCGCCGCTGCCTgaccctggggctggaggagctggaggagctgaacTGGTCGCTGAGCCAGGCCATGGAGGCTGCCCAGAGCGTGAGGCTCAGCACCACCCGCATGAGCCGGGTGCTGGCTGCCGAGCTGAGCCGGGCACGGGACCTGCGGGGCTCCTGCCTCTTCTGA
- the AKNA gene encoding microtubule organization protein AKNA isoform X2: MASPAPWLRWTQTELTRWEGEEEEEEEEEEEDNDNFERRMDEDGIIGLGEDAGSPQWGDGEELEEGSPVEEGRWHPQPDLVEEEQGSFRGDKGPWGTESDGEPYPQLSYEGQWGSGSSSSPQALRDSRALCQPQRCSTDGGDTSDASPGPATSSHRHQGWGAAGGTGGAHGQGWTPSRSLLLHLSTDDPHDATSIEPVPKPQPAGSELPAPATTGLEPTREPWGAGTSSAPQLRDRFQVPKKAAPTVQPPKPGRPSWSLSPRQRHTGRKDTRGPLGTGTHGAHGTPYGRGRLNHPLPDLSKVEARVKFDQSYQPPRGRALPARASTTGPVSFKSPAEIVREVLLSSGEGVPPQPPTTAVLPQEFRSPRQATELVQQLQDDYHKLLTKYAEAENTIDQLRLGARVSLYADPPQPSRSLAVGTVGTGCQVVTLSIPQASMAAFSVAPPSSPAGAPAPGPSDRGGSPQPPCPPPPRGVCPTCPGPCCCSGARLTQTLAGQTLKLQAQVESFEGWVQAGGPVPREQLQRFRKLKDAQDALERAYLQARQQHPGVSAEFDPDRGVEGAIFHLGLRLEELKDRLEPGARWQPPAQHPAQPCSPPAPSAPPATGSLCPQRPRLMEGPQGTAGDSEVVTGGLPQPLWHKQRRVEEDFGGLLEQYKHFKSLPESLSLEQLSLAGSRSQEEADGPAAGDSGPSNIPGRTQALEKGADLKTSPLHPLERRATLLPPREPSWPGGTGGHLSPTTAEELPAAAKPPLGLPEAPRPPLSRCSSRVGGAANQHQPSKEQRIVSPETDSGFMGSEASRVSPPMHTPEHRPPGTRTPHSLGLSIPMTLHPLRKREVTPLPSETTVTGIYPSGGQGGTEGPRLPPSTPSQSSSPHGWAESTGSEVGPDAHTDSEAEGRSCASAACHPPSTARGPASPPPAPKTPSPPQLSPTLLSLEPTHCNLLGSRLERDQAIRALRDEVWQLQRRLEESLRRSRTHPQGKATPARRHPVANRPSSPKDAASSGELSPPVRGRAAPRVAPTRRGRSASLPRERPELDLNPADPGLGPTGSHPASLSSASDPSPSGPQAAPSPRKSPGSPPGVVTFQGQYTGTWYQAVMPPTAPAPQEKLGTPGCPRCHGSRTLSAGFKAGNAARQPQHSTPRRTRCPTCQAPMGAPASSSRDGATHEPGPTGTSPSGPHVGPQAKKPEQPRLWYCPGATAAVSCLAPVPLVPYVPSVLYCSPAVPTSAPAVAGVPLRQTAGHGRAEHPLRPHAAAHRRCLTLGLEELEELNWSLSQAMEAAQSVRLSTTRMSRVLAAELSRARDLRGSCLF, from the exons ATGGCCAGCCCGGCACCATGGCTGCGCTGGACACAAACAGAGCTGACGcgctgggagggagaggaggaggaggaggaggaggaggaggaagaagacaaCGACAACTTTGAAAGGCGAATGGACGAGGATGGGATCATCGGCCTGGGGGAGGATGCTGGGAGCCCACAGTGGG GCGATGGcgaggagctggaggaagggtCCCCAGTGGAGGAGGGTCGCTGGCACCCGCAGCCGGACctggtggaggaggagcagggcagcttCAGGGGGGACAAGGGGCCCTGGGGGACAGAGAGTGATGGGGAGCCCTACCCCCAGCTCTCCTACGAGGGCCAGTGGGGCTCGGggtccagcagcagcccccaggcgTTGCGGGACAGCCGAgctctctgccagccccagcgctgCAGCACGGATGGTGGTGACACCTCAGATGCCAGCCCTGGCCCCGCCACCTCGTCCCACCggcaccagggctggggtgcagctgggggCACCGGTGGGGCACACGGGCAGGGCTGGACCCCGAGCCGGAGCCTCCTGCTGCACCTCTCCACTGATGACCCCCACGATGCCACTAGCATCGAGCCTGTCCCCAAGCCCCAGCCAGCTGGGTCAGAGCTTCCAGCCCCGGCCACCACTGGCTTGGAACCCACCAGGgagccctggggtgctgggaccTCCTCTGCACCCCAACTGCGTGACAGGTTCCAGGTGCCCAAGAAAGCAGCACCCACGGTGCAGCCCCCCAAGCCTGGCCGCCCATCATGGTCCCTCAGCCCCCGGCAGCGGCACACGGGCAGGAAGGACACGAGGGGTCCCTTGGGGACAGGCACCCATGGCGCCCATGGCACCCCGTACGGCCGAGGGCGGCTCAACCACCCCCTGCCTGACCTCTCCAAGGTGGAGGCACGGGTGAAGTTTGACCAGAGCTACCAGCCACCGCGGGGccgagccctgcctgcccgtgcCAGCACCACCGGCCCCGTCAGCTTCAAGTCCCCAGCCGAAATCGTCCGGgaggtgctgctgagcagtggggagggggtccccccgcagccccccaccaCCGCTGTGCTGCCACAGGAGTTCAGGTCCCCCAGGCAAGCCACCGAGCTGGTACAGCAGCTCCAG GATGACTACCACAAGCTGCTGACCAAGTATGCCGAGGCCGAGAACACCATCGACCAGCTGCGCCTGGGTGCCAGg GTGAGCCTGTACGCGgacccaccacagcccagccgcagcctggctgtgggcaCGGTGGGCACCGGCTGCCAAGTGGTGACCCTCAGCATCCCGCAGGCCAGCATGGCGGCGTTCAGCGTGGCCCCACCGTCCTCACCGGCTGGAG CTCCAGCACCGGGACCATCAGACCGGGGGGGATCACCCCAGCCTCCTTGCCCCCCTCCACCCAGGGGGGTCTGCCCCACCTGCCCagggccctgctgctgctcgggCGCCCGGCTGACACAGACGTTGGCGGGACAGACCCTCAAGCTACAGGCACAG GTGGAGTCCTTTGAAGGCTGGGTGCAGGCGGGGGGTCCCGTGCCCCGGGAGCAGCTCCAG AGGTTTAGGAAGCTGAAGGATGCGCAGGATGCGCTGGAGCGGGCGTACCTGCAAGCccggcagcagcacccaggggtcTCGGCGGAGTTTGATCCCGACCG CGGGGTGGAAGGGGCGATTTTCCACCTTGGGCTGCGCCTGGAGGAGCTGAAGGACCGGCTGGAGCCCGGGGCCAGGTGGCAGCCCCCTGCGCAgcacccagctcagccctgctccccaccagccccttccGCGCCGCCGGCCACCggctccctgtgcccccag agGCCCAGGCTGATGGAGGGACCCCAGGGGACAGCGGGGGACAGTGAGGTGGTGACAGGGGGGttgccccagcccctctggcaCAAGCAGCGGAGAGTGGAGGAGGATTTTGGTGGTCTGCTGGAGCA GTACAAGCACTTCAAATCCTTGCCGGAGTCGCTgagcctggagcagctgagcctggcagggagcaggtcCCAGGAGGAGGCGGATGGTCCCGCAGCAGGGGACAGTGGCCCCAGCAACATCCCCGGCAGGACACAGGCTCTAGAGAAGGGGGCTGACCTCAAGACTTCCCCTTT GCACCCCCTAGAGAGGAGAGCCACGCTGCTGCCCCCCAGGGAGCCCTCATGGCCAGGAGGCACAGGGGGCCACCTGTCCCCCACCACCGCGGAGGAGCTGCCGGCTGCAGCCAAGCCCCCCCTGGGGCTTCCCGAGGCACCACGGCCCCCCCTGTCccgctgcagcagcagggtgggtggCGCTGCCaaccagcaccagcccagcaaG GAGCAGCGCATTGTGTCACCGGAGACAGACAGTGGCTTCATGGGCTCGGAGGCCAGCAGGGTGTCACCCCCCATGCACACCCCCGAGCACCGGCCCCCTGGCACCAG GACCCCCCACTCACTGGGACTCTCCATCCCCATGACCCTCCATCCTCTGCGGAAGAGAGAGGTGACCCCGCTTCCCTCTGAGACAACGGTGACGGGCATCTACCCCtcaggggggcaggggggcacagaggggccccgcctgccccccagcaccccctcgCAGAGCAGCTCTCCCCACGGCTGGGCTGAGAGCACAGGCAGCGAGGTGGGACCTGACG CTCACACGGACTCGGAGGCAGAAGGCAGGAGTTGTGCCAGCGCCGCCTGCCACCCCCCCTCCACAGCCAggggcccagccagccccccgccagcccccaAAACACCATCACCCCCCCAGCTGTCCCCCACCCTGCTGTCCCTTGAGCCGACTCACTGCAATCTGCTGGGCTCTCGTCTGGAGCGTGA CCAGGCCATCCGGGCACTGCGGGACGAAGTGTGGCAGCTCCAGCggaggctggaggagagccTGCGCCGCTCCCGCACCCATCCCCAGGGAAAAGCCACCCCAGCCAGGAGGCACCCGGTGGCCAACAGACCATCGTCCCCCAAGGACGCGGCATCCTCGGG AGAGCTAAGCCCCCCGGtgcggggcagggcagcccccagggtCGCACCCACGAGGAGGGGGAGGTCGGCATCGCTGCCACGGGAGAGGCCAGAGCTGGATCTCA ATCCTGCAGATCCAGGGCTCGGACCCACTGGATCCCACCCCGCTTCACTCTCCTCCGCTTCGGACCCCTCACCCTCTGGGCCCcaggctgccccctccccacggAAGAGCCCTGGGAGCCCTCCGGGTGTGGTGACGTTTCAGGGACAGTACACag GAACGTGGTACCAGGCAGTGATGCCGCCCACCGCCCCGGCACCCCAGGAAAAgctgggcaccccagggtgcccccGGTGCCATGGCAGCAGGACGCTGTCGG CTGGCTTCAAGGCAGGCAATGCcgccaggcagccccagcacagcaccccgAGGAGGACGCGCTGCCCCACTTGCcaggcacccatgggtgcccctgCATCCAGCAGCAGGGACGGAGCCACACACG agcctggccccacTGGCACGTCCCCCTCAGGCCCCCACGTTGGTCCCCAAGCCAAGAAGCCGGAGCAGCCCAGGCTTTGGTACTGCCCTGGTGCCACCGCTGCCGTCAGCTGCCTTGCGCCCGTCCCCCTCGTGCCTTACGTGCCCTCTGTGCT CTACTGCTCCCCAGCGGTACCTACCTCAGCCCCAGCCGTGGCTGGGGTCCCCCTCCGACAGACCGCAGGTCATGGGCGCGCAGAGCATCCCCTCCGGCCCCACGCTGCTGCCCACCGCCGCTGCCTgaccctggggctggaggagctggaggagctgaacTGGTCGCTGAGCCAGGCCATGGAGGCTGCCCAGAGCGTGAGGCTCAGCACCACCCGCATGAGCCGGGTGCTGGCTGCCGAGCTGAGCCGGGCACGGGACCTGCGGGGCTCCTGCCTCTTCTGA